In Streptomyces seoulensis, the following are encoded in one genomic region:
- a CDS encoding carbohydrate ABC transporter permease, with product MRTRPSARAGQYAALLAYLIFLAFPFLWLLSTAFKPPRELGSLHPTWIPRHPTLANFRQAFDEQPLLHAALNSLLAALGAAVIAVLIATPMAYVMARHRTRLARAASGWVVVSQAFPFVLIIIPLFLVLKRLRLIDSLAGLTVVYVVWSLPFALWMLVGYVRAVPVELEEAAAVDGAGRLRTLISVTAPLLAPGIAATALFAFITAWNEFFFALVLLKSPGNQTLPVVLTHFIGAEGVADLGPLAAAAFLATLPSLVVFALLQRRITGGLIAGAVKS from the coding sequence GTGAGGACCCGGCCCTCGGCCCGCGCGGGGCAGTACGCCGCCCTGCTGGCCTATCTGATCTTCCTGGCGTTCCCGTTCCTCTGGCTGCTGTCCACCGCGTTCAAGCCGCCGCGCGAACTCGGCAGCCTGCATCCCACCTGGATTCCGCGCCACCCCACCCTCGCCAACTTCCGGCAGGCGTTCGACGAGCAGCCCCTCCTGCACGCCGCCCTCAACTCCCTGCTGGCGGCGCTCGGCGCGGCCGTGATCGCCGTACTGATCGCCACCCCGATGGCCTACGTCATGGCCCGGCACCGCACCCGGCTGGCGCGGGCGGCGAGCGGGTGGGTGGTGGTCAGCCAGGCGTTCCCGTTCGTGCTGATCATCATCCCGCTGTTCCTGGTGCTGAAGCGGCTGCGGCTCATCGACTCCCTCGCCGGGCTGACCGTGGTCTACGTCGTGTGGTCGCTGCCCTTCGCGCTGTGGATGCTCGTCGGGTACGTACGGGCGGTCCCCGTCGAGCTGGAGGAGGCGGCCGCCGTCGACGGGGCCGGGCGACTGCGGACGCTGATATCGGTGACGGCGCCGCTGCTCGCGCCGGGCATCGCGGCCACCGCGCTGTTCGCGTTCATCACGGCGTGGAACGAGTTCTTCTTCGCGCTCGTGCTGCTCAAGAGCCCCGGCAACCAGACCCTGCCGGTCGTGCTGACCCATTTCATCGGCGCGGAGGGCGTCGCCGACCTCGGCCCGCTGGCCGCGGCCGCCTTCCTCGCCACCCTGCCCTCCCTCGTGGTGTTCGCCCTGCTCCAGCGGCGGATCACCGGGGGCCTGATCGCCGGAGCGGTGAAGAGCTGA
- a CDS encoding ABC transporter substrate-binding protein yields MRTRITMAVAALLLLLAGCSSGGRQHGGPVTLRFQSLAWQQESVAANKELVREWNAAHPDVQVEYVQGDWDSVHDQLLTSFEGGEAPDVIHDASDDLADFAYGGDLADLSGLLPARLKSYIPARSWRATTFGKGVYGVPFLQEPRVLIANSAWLRTAKVRIPTPRHPWSWAEFREITARLSGDGKYGVAWPLKEPVSVTLNLGLSAGGTLFQRGSDGKVSVRFGAGDAVVPRTVRDQIARDRSAPASTLGSGGSDTLPGFFGGRYAMVPLGFSYRQQIEQQAPKGFKWEVLPAPAGADGLTQGVSPQTLSVSQDCPHKKEAAQFIDFLLRPKNMVRLALGDWMLPTGTDALADPALHTADHGWATGTALAAHLRPAPAQSVRGYPEWKDKIATPAFQEYYSGAIGLAALRERLEQDGNLVLARYQR; encoded by the coding sequence ATGCGGACCAGGATCACCATGGCGGTCGCCGCCCTCCTGCTGCTCCTCGCGGGCTGCTCCTCCGGCGGCCGGCAGCACGGCGGGCCCGTCACCCTGCGCTTCCAGTCCCTCGCCTGGCAGCAGGAGTCGGTCGCCGCCAACAAGGAACTCGTGCGGGAGTGGAACGCCGCCCACCCGGACGTCCAGGTCGAGTACGTGCAGGGCGACTGGGACAGCGTGCACGACCAGTTGCTCACCTCCTTCGAGGGCGGTGAGGCCCCCGACGTCATCCACGACGCCTCCGACGACCTGGCCGACTTCGCCTACGGCGGCGACCTCGCCGACCTGAGCGGCCTGCTGCCCGCCCGCCTCAAGTCGTACATCCCCGCGCGGAGTTGGCGGGCGACCACCTTCGGCAAGGGCGTCTACGGCGTGCCCTTCCTCCAGGAACCCCGCGTGCTGATCGCCAACTCCGCCTGGCTGCGGACGGCGAAGGTGCGCATCCCGACCCCCCGACACCCGTGGAGCTGGGCCGAGTTCCGCGAGATCACCGCGCGGCTCAGCGGCGACGGCAAGTACGGAGTCGCCTGGCCGCTGAAGGAGCCCGTGTCCGTCACCCTCAACCTCGGGCTCTCGGCGGGCGGCACGCTCTTCCAGCGAGGGAGTGACGGCAAGGTGAGCGTGCGGTTCGGAGCCGGGGACGCCGTCGTACCGCGCACCGTGCGCGACCAGATCGCCCGCGACCGCAGCGCGCCCGCCTCGACGCTCGGCAGCGGGGGCTCGGACACCCTGCCCGGCTTCTTCGGCGGCCGGTACGCCATGGTCCCGCTGGGCTTCTCCTACCGCCAGCAGATCGAGCAGCAGGCGCCCAAGGGCTTCAAGTGGGAGGTGCTGCCCGCCCCGGCCGGCGCCGACGGTCTCACCCAGGGCGTCAGCCCGCAGACCCTCTCCGTCTCCCAGGACTGCCCGCACAAGAAGGAGGCCGCCCAGTTCATCGACTTCCTGCTGCGGCCCAAGAACATGGTCCGCCTGGCCCTCGGCGACTGGATGCTGCCCACCGGCACCGACGCCCTCGCCGACCCCGCCCTGCACACCGCCGACCACGGCTGGGCCACCGGCACCGCCCTGGCGGCCCACCTGCGCCCGGCGCCCGCCCAGTCGGTGCGCGGCTACCCGGAGTGGAAGGACAAGATCGCCACCCCGGCCTTCCAGGAGTACTACAGCGGCGCCATCGGCCTCGCCGCGCTGCGCGAACGGCTGGAGCAGGACGGCAATCTGGTCCTCGCCCGCTACCAGCGCTGA
- the mgt gene encoding macrolide-inactivating glycosyltransferase — protein sequence MTPHRPAHIAMFSIAQHGHVNPSLEVIRELVARGHRVTYAIPPLFAEKVAATGAVPVPYTSTLPGPDADPSAWGTTLLDNVEPFLADAMQALPQLITAYEGDEPDLVLHDIASYPARVLAHRWGVPAVSLSPNLVAWDGYEEEVAEPMWAEPLKTERGQAYYARFAGWLAENGITRHPDPFAGRPARSLVLIPKALQPHADRVDERVYSFVGACQGDRADQGTWSRPEGAERVVLVSLGSAFTKRAAFYAECVRAFGDLPGWHLVLQIGRHVDPAELGELPANVEVHSWVPQLAVLRQADLFVTHAGAGGSQEGLATATPMIAVPQAVDQFGNADMLQALGVARTLVTEDATADRLRETALALADDPEVAARLKEIQAGMVGEGGTTRAADLIEAELPGH from the coding sequence ATGACCCCCCACCGCCCCGCCCACATCGCCATGTTCTCCATCGCCCAGCACGGCCATGTGAACCCCAGCCTGGAGGTGATCAGGGAACTCGTCGCACGCGGCCACCGCGTCACCTACGCCATTCCGCCGCTCTTCGCCGAGAAGGTCGCCGCCACGGGCGCCGTGCCCGTGCCCTACACCTCCACCCTGCCCGGACCCGACGCCGACCCCTCCGCCTGGGGGACCACGCTGCTGGACAACGTCGAGCCGTTCCTCGCCGACGCCATGCAGGCGCTGCCCCAGCTCATCACGGCGTACGAGGGCGACGAGCCCGATCTGGTCCTGCACGACATCGCCTCCTACCCCGCCCGCGTCCTGGCCCACCGCTGGGGCGTGCCCGCCGTCTCGCTCTCCCCGAACCTCGTCGCCTGGGACGGGTACGAGGAGGAGGTCGCGGAGCCCATGTGGGCCGAGCCGCTGAAGACCGAGCGCGGCCAGGCGTACTACGCCCGGTTCGCGGGCTGGCTCGCGGAGAACGGCATCACCCGGCACCCGGACCCGTTCGCCGGCCGCCCCGCCCGCTCGCTCGTCCTCATCCCCAAGGCGCTCCAGCCGCACGCCGACCGGGTCGACGAGCGCGTGTACAGCTTCGTCGGCGCCTGCCAGGGCGACCGCGCCGACCAGGGCACCTGGAGTCGGCCCGAGGGCGCGGAGAGGGTCGTCCTCGTCTCCCTCGGCTCCGCCTTCACCAAGCGGGCCGCCTTCTACGCCGAGTGCGTACGCGCCTTCGGTGACCTGCCCGGGTGGCACCTCGTCCTCCAGATCGGGCGGCACGTGGACCCGGCCGAACTCGGCGAACTGCCCGCCAATGTCGAAGTGCACTCCTGGGTACCGCAGTTGGCGGTGCTCAGGCAGGCCGACCTGTTCGTCACACACGCGGGGGCGGGCGGCAGTCAGGAGGGGCTGGCCACCGCCACCCCGATGATCGCCGTCCCGCAGGCCGTCGACCAGTTCGGCAACGCCGACATGCTCCAGGCGCTCGGCGTGGCCCGCACCCTGGTCACCGAGGACGCCACCGCCGACCGCCTCCGCGAGACCGCCCTCGCCCTGGCCGACGACCCCGAGGTGGCCGCCCGGCTGAAGGAGATCCAGGCCGGCATGGTGGGCGAAGGGGGCACCACGCGCGCCGCCGACCTGATCGAGGCGGAGCTGCCGGGGCACTGA
- a CDS encoding DUF1697 domain-containing protein: MTTTYAALLRGINVGGNRKLPMADLRTLLSELGHDDVRTHLQSGQAVFTASQGDEGVLAGELSAAIETRFGFAVDVIVRDHAYLTAVAEACPFPADALEPKQLHVTYFSGPVDPERFAGIDTAARLPEEFRLGDRCLYLYAPDGLGRSKLAEELGRPRVTKGLIATTRNWNTVRKLVELTG; the protein is encoded by the coding sequence ATGACGACGACGTACGCGGCGCTGCTGCGCGGGATCAACGTGGGCGGCAACAGGAAGCTTCCCATGGCCGACCTGCGAACTCTTCTGTCCGAGCTGGGCCATGACGATGTGCGCACCCATCTCCAGAGCGGGCAGGCCGTGTTCACCGCCTCGCAGGGTGACGAGGGCGTCCTGGCCGGGGAGTTGAGCGCGGCCATCGAGACGCGGTTCGGCTTCGCGGTCGACGTGATCGTGCGGGACCACGCCTATCTGACGGCGGTCGCGGAAGCCTGCCCGTTCCCCGCCGACGCGCTGGAGCCCAAGCAGCTGCACGTCACCTACTTCTCCGGTCCGGTGGACCCCGAGCGCTTCGCCGGGATCGACACCGCCGCCCGCCTCCCCGAGGAGTTCCGCCTCGGCGACCGGTGCCTGTACCTCTACGCACCCGACGGGCTCGGCCGCTCCAAGCTCGCCGAGGAGCTGGGGCGCCCGCGCGTCACCAAGGGCCTGATCGCCACCACCCGGAACTGGAACACCGTACGGAAACTGGTCGAGCTGACCGGCTGA
- a CDS encoding IS481 family transposase — protein sequence MPHRNARLTVFGRRLLVERVRSGRPVAHVAAEMGISRATAHKWIRRWRTEGEAGLQDRSSRPRTTPHRTASAVEDRVCDLRQSRKLGPARIGPIVGLPTSTVHRILTRHRLNRLAWIDRPTGTVIRRYERERPGELIHVDVKKLGRIPDGGGHKTHGREAGRPIRGMGFDYVHSAVDDHSRLAYSEIHPDEKAATCAAFLTRAAAFFHAQGITRIERVLTDNAWAYRKGLAWKKVLTEIGATGKLTRPYRPQTNGKVERFNRTLLDEWAYLRPYTSNTERTEALADFLHTYNHHRCHTALGGHPPITRVNNAASQYT from the coding sequence GTGCCCCACCGTAATGCCCGGCTGACCGTCTTCGGTAGGAGGCTGCTGGTCGAGCGTGTCCGCTCAGGCCGTCCGGTCGCTCATGTGGCCGCCGAGATGGGTATCTCCCGTGCCACCGCCCATAAGTGGATCCGCCGGTGGCGGACCGAGGGTGAGGCGGGACTGCAGGACCGCTCCAGCCGACCTCGCACGACGCCGCACCGGACCGCGTCCGCGGTGGAAGACCGCGTCTGCGACCTGCGGCAGAGCCGCAAACTCGGCCCGGCCCGGATCGGCCCGATCGTGGGCCTGCCCACCTCGACCGTGCACCGGATCCTGACCCGCCACCGCCTCAACCGGCTGGCCTGGATCGACCGGCCGACCGGCACCGTGATCCGCCGTTACGAGCGTGAGCGGCCCGGCGAGCTGATCCACGTGGACGTGAAGAAGCTGGGCCGGATCCCCGACGGCGGCGGCCACAAGACCCACGGCCGCGAGGCCGGCCGCCCCATTCGCGGCATGGGCTTCGACTACGTCCACTCCGCCGTCGACGACCACTCCCGCCTGGCCTACAGCGAGATCCACCCCGACGAGAAAGCCGCGACCTGCGCGGCCTTCCTGACCCGCGCGGCCGCCTTCTTCCACGCCCAGGGCATCACCCGGATCGAGCGGGTCCTGACCGACAACGCCTGGGCCTACCGCAAGGGCCTGGCCTGGAAAAAGGTGCTCACCGAGATCGGCGCGACCGGCAAACTGACCCGGCCCTACCGGCCCCAGACCAACGGCAAGGTCGAACGGTTCAACCGCACCCTGCTCGACGAATGGGCCTACCTGCGGCCCTACACCTCGAACACCGAACGGACCGAAGCCCTGGCAGACTTCCTCCACACCTACAACCACCACCGCTGCCACACCGCACTCGGAGGCCACCCACCCATCACCCGCGTCAACAACGCTGCGAGTCAATACACCTAG
- a CDS encoding sirohydrochlorin chelatase, whose protein sequence is MFHEPVLLIVAHGSRDPRHAATVHALVARVRSMRPDLRVVTGFLDFNVPSVGGVLDSLAAEGVREVVAQPLLLTRAFHAKADIPAVLREAPRGMRVRQAEVLGPSPLLVSALERRLYEAGLDPADKSSTGVVLASAGSSDAEAIAVIADIAREWWRTGWCAVRPAFASARLPRTEDAVRELRAEGCERIAVAPYVLAPGFLPDRIARGAADADVLADVLGPAPEVARVLVDRYTEALRSVPVAVGA, encoded by the coding sequence ATGTTCCACGAACCCGTTCTCCTGATCGTCGCCCACGGCAGCCGTGACCCCCGGCACGCCGCGACCGTGCACGCCCTGGTCGCGCGGGTGCGGTCGATGCGGCCGGACCTCCGGGTGGTGACCGGCTTCCTCGACTTCAACGTGCCCTCGGTCGGCGGCGTGCTCGACTCGCTCGCCGCCGAGGGGGTGCGCGAGGTGGTGGCCCAGCCGCTGCTGCTGACCCGCGCCTTCCACGCCAAGGCCGACATCCCGGCCGTGCTGCGGGAGGCACCGCGCGGGATGCGCGTCCGGCAGGCGGAGGTGCTCGGCCCCTCCCCGCTGCTGGTCTCGGCGCTGGAACGGCGCCTGTACGAGGCGGGGCTCGACCCTGCCGACAAGTCCTCGACCGGGGTCGTGCTGGCCTCGGCGGGGTCCTCCGACGCGGAGGCGATCGCGGTGATCGCCGACATCGCGCGGGAGTGGTGGCGCACCGGTTGGTGCGCCGTGCGACCCGCGTTCGCCTCCGCCCGCCTCCCCCGCACCGAGGACGCCGTACGCGAACTGCGCGCCGAGGGGTGCGAGCGGATCGCCGTCGCACCCTACGTGCTGGCACCGGGCTTCCTCCCCGACCGGATCGCCCGGGGCGCGGCCGACGCGGACGTCCTGGCGGACGTTCTGGGGCCCGCGCCGGAGGTGGCGCGGGTACTGGTCGACCGCTACACCGAGGCGCTGCGATCGGTCCCAGTGGCCGTGGGCGCCTAG